The nucleotide sequence TTGAAAAAATCTGCAGGCAATTCAAAATTCGCAAATACATTGATGTCTTCTTCTTCAGTAAATTGATATTCCTCGGTAATTTCTTTCAACTCAAAATCTGAAGGTGATGGATTTCCTACCGGAGTTTGTAAAGGTTCTTCAGGATTGGTTCCGTTATTCACCATATATTCTGTCTCCCAGCTTATATACCGCTCATTTGGACGCTCTTCTGAAGCTTTTGCGTATGCTCCCATCCAATCAAACTTCAAATTTCCGAATAAATGATTTCCGCCTAACGTATAATTTTGCATACGTTGATCTTCTAATCTTCGGTTTTGAATTCTACCTCCCGGCACTCCTCCTTTTGTTTCTCTTTCTGCCTCTGCAGGAAAACGAACAAGATTACGGTTGTTTACCGTATAATCACCTGCGCCAATGTCATCTCCATCCAAAATTTCTGAAGCATATGCATAACGATTTTCACGATCGTCACGCCAGTTATACATCGATTTTAGATAAATACTATTGTTATCGTTAAAGTCGTAATTAAGATTTGCAGAAAAACTTCTTCGTACTCGTTGTACAAGATATTTTCTTATTTCAAAAGCACTGGCATAAGGATTAACATCAACAGATTCTAGAATTTCATCTCCGTTTTCGTCTAAAGTGCCTGTATTATATTCGAATTCATCAGACCATTCAGCTTCGACATTATCAGATCCAAAATCGTTGTCGTTTATGGATGCTGAAATCATATACCCAAACTTCCCATCTTTTGTGCGATCGCCCACAAGAAAAGATCCGCTTAGGATACGCTTATCAGTAATAAAATTAAGACCAGAACCAAGTGTTGCTGAAAGCCTGAAATCATCTGGCGCTGCTCTGGTAATTAAATTTACCGAACCTCCCAAGGCATCGGCATCCATATCTGGAGTTACGGCTTTACTCACCTCGATTGTCTGAATCATATCTGAAGGGATAAGATCCATCTGTACGTTACGATTATCACCTTCGGCTGAGGGTATACGGCTACCATTAAGAGTTACCGAGTTGAGTTGTGGCGCTAAACCTCTTACGATGATATTCCTCGCTTCTCCCTGATCTACCTGCATGGTAATCCCAGGAATACGCTTTACAGCATCGCCAATATTTGCATCTGGAAATTTACCAATTTGATCTGTAGAAACGATATTGGTAATATTTTGCTTATTTTTTTGAGCGTTTAATGCTCTGGCCTGCGCGCTTAAACCGCCTCCCAAAATCTGAACAGCATCTAATGTTGTTGTGGCTGAATTTAAAACAAGATTTAAGCTTAAGGTCTTATTTGCGGTTATATTTACTTCTTCGTTTAGGTCTTCATACCCTAGATATTTTACAGTAACTGTATACGAGCCTTCAGGAATTTCGACTAACGTAAAATTACCATCAAAATCTGTTGTGGTTCCTTTGTTTAGATCCTGGATCATTACTGCTGCGCCCGGAACATAAATTCCGGTTTCATCTGTAATGTTCCCCTTAATTGCACCATTTTGAGCTTGCAAAAAGCTAAAATTGACAGCTACAAAAAGCGTTACAAGTAAAAATTTAATGTAGTTTTTTTGATTCATCATTTTAAGTTTAAGAATACTCCAAAGCTATATTTTACAAGCCTTTAGATTAAATATTCTATAGCAACAAAGAGTTAACAAATCTTTTTTTAACAGCTACATCAAGGCAACAATTAAGATTTCTTTACATTACATTAACCTTCTCTAAAAAGAGGCCAATTTTCTTTAAAATTGAAGCATAAAATTCACCAATTCCTGTTTTTGTTCTATAGGTAATTTTCTACGTAAACGATAACGAGCCACCCGAACACTATCTGGAGTCACTCTTAAAATTGAAGCAATTTCTTTAGAAGAAAGATTTAACCGAAGCAACATCGCCAACCTCAACTCGGTTGAAGACAATTTTGAGGTTGTAGTTTTTGAAAGTTGCTTGATAAACTGCGGATGAATTTCCTTAAAAAAGTTCATAAACTCATCCCATTCTTTATCTTCAGAAAGACTTTTTTTCAACTCTCTAGCAATTGTTTTTATTTTGGGAATAGGATCGATGGTAGATCGCGATGCAAGATTTTGCAGAGTGGAAGAAGTTTCAGCAATCATCTTGTTTTTTTGCGCCATATTCAGACTATACTTTGAAAGTGAAGCCGTTTTTAGCTGAATCTCATCCTGAAGCTTTTTTTCTTCTACAGCTTTTTGATCCAGTTCAACTTTTAATAGTTTTTGTTCGTAAGCCTGAATTTTGGCCGATTCCTGCCGTTTTCGGTTATAAAAGAAGAACGCCACACCACTAAGCGAAATTAAAATAACAAGACCGAAAATCAACAAATTTTGATTAGCTTCATTAACTTGATTTTGCTTTTTTAGCAAAGCAATTTCAGATTCTTTTTCTTTGGTATCAAATATCGTTTGGAGGGTATTTAATTGCCTGAAATTTTGAGAATAAAATCCATCTTCCTGCAAATCCTCGTAAACAAGGCGATGATCGTAAGCCATTTCGTATTTACCCATTAGCGCAAAGGTTCGCGCTAAATCTTTGTGAGCACTCTCAATTTGGTGATGATCATCAAATTGCTCTGCCAGTTTTAAAGCGCTCTTGGTATATACTAGCGCATTTTCGTAATCCCCGGTTTTTCGATGAACATCACCAAGATTATTTATTACATTGATGCGAGCGCCATGCTTCAACTTTTTAAAAATATCATTTGATATGCTGAAGAACTTTAAGGCCTTATCAAATTCCTGAAGGTCTTCATAAACACTTCCTATATTTTCGTTTACAGTCGCTATCCCTACTTGATCTTTTGATTTGGTATAAATAGCCAGACTTTTGGTTTGATGCTTTAGAGCTTCTGAATAATTCTCCTGTTTTTCATAAGCGGTGCCTAAAAGGCTTTCGGCATAAGCAAGATGGTTTTCTAAAAGTTCCTGTTCAGCTAACGCTATACTTACATTCAGGTATTCTCGGGATTTTTCGTAGTTTTTTAAGTTTATATAAGATTGTGCAATTTTATTGCGAATTGAAACTTGCAACTCTGGGAATTCTTCTTGCAATATTGATAAGGCTTCATTGTATTGCTCAATCGCCTGGGTACTAATTTCAATAGACTGGTAGTAGTCGCCCAGCTGAATATAACTTTTGGCAATCTTAGATTCATCTCCTATTTCAAAAGCCGAATCAAGCTCGCCTTTCAATCCAAAAAATATGGAATCAGCGGATTGTTTCGTGGAGTAATTCTGACTAAAAAGAAGATTTGAGATCGTAAAAAAGTATATAAATATGTGCGATTTCATAAAACGATATTATAAAACCTGAAATATACCCTTTGAGTTTAATGTGATGGTTAGGTCTTTATTATATAACTGTAAACAAAATCGTTTCGAAAAAAAAAGTATATTAGAGTACTAAACCATTTCTAACAATCATGATAAATAAATTACAACTAAAAAGACTGATTTTGACATGCACGCTATTAGCGCTATCTGCATATTTTATATATCAATTTGGATATAGAATTGGAGAATTTACGTATTACATATCACATTAATAGCATTCGATTTCTTTAAAACTGAAAATGATCTACACTGTGAATTTTATATTATTCCCCGATTTATTGAAATATAAAAAAAGCCTTTCAGAAAACTGAAAGGCTTTTTTTATATTATAAACTAATTATTTCTTAGGCCTCGAAAGGAACTATAGAAACGAAAGATTTGTCATCTTTCTTTTTAGTAAATTTTACAATACCGTCGATTTTTGCGTGCAAAGTGTGATCTTTACCAGCATAAACATTATCACCAGGATTGTGTGCAGTACCTCTTTGTCTTACAATGATGTTACCTGCAGCAGCAGCCTGACCTCCGAAAATTTTCACTCCAAGACGTTTCGATTCTGACTCTCTACCATTCTTGGAACTACCAACTCCTTTTTTATGTGCCATGTTATAAGGTTTTTAGTAATTTAATAATTTAGCTTAAAGCTTCGATTAACTCAGCTTTTTTCATTGAAGAATATCCTTCAATTCCTTTGTCTTTAGCCATCTCTTTAAGTTCAGCAACTGTGTGCTTACTTAAATCGTTGTCAGCTTTAGTTTCTTGTTTTTTCTCAGCTTTGCTTTCAGAAGCTTTTTTACCACCTTCTCCAGTGATACTATCGATTACGATCTCAGTTAAAGACTGGCGGTGACCATTCTTAACTTTGTAACCTTTACGTCTTTTCTTTTTGAAAACAATTACTTTGTCTCCTTTAAGGTGACGATTAATTTTTGCTCCTACTAGAGCACCTTCTATAGCCGGGGCGCCAACAGTAATGCTGTCACCATCTCCTGTAAGAAGAACTTTATCGAAAGAAACGCTGTCTCCTTCTTCTCCTGGTAAACGGTGTACAAACACTTTCTGGTCTTTTGCAACTTTAAATTGCTGCCCTGCTATCTCTACAATTGCGTACATAGTGTTCTGTTAATTAATTACTTTCTAATTAAATATACTTAGCTTCTCTTCAAAGCGGGTGCAAATATAATTCTAAATAATTAATTAGCAAAGACTTCATGGAAATTTGAATAAAATTTATCTGTGCTTAAAATATCGTTCTTATCTTAAAGTGTGTGCTTTTCTGCTTCCTGAGTGTTCCAGCTATTTTTAAATAATTGCATAAACGCAAGCGTGAGTGCAAAAGTACTAGCTGCTCCCATAGCGTATACTGTAAAAAGAGTAACTCCTAGGCCTGTTTTATAATCACTACGCCAAACCGTAAGATATTGATCAAGAAAATCTGGATTTAGCTCACTAGCGTAAATAGCAAAGAATACTGTAAAAATTGTGGTAGCAATAAAACCAGTAACTAATCCTGTAGTAAATCCCTGAGCATATTTAAATCTACCAGATTTACTGCTTTGCTTCGCTTTTATAGCCAGCCATATTCCTAATCCCATTATTGCACCATTTAGAAAACTAAATAATGGGTTTGTATGGAGCCCTACCAGAGATAGCGCTAAAAAGTAAACGATAAGTCCTACCGCTATCATAATTCCGAATTTTGCAGGTATTCCAATATTTTTCATAATTGTTGGTTTTAGAATTAAAGTTCCTAAAAAACTTTGAAAACTATCTTTAACAGCTTGTTAATTAAGATAACTATACGTTTTGTGTTAAAGTAATACCAATTTTTATCACATTTAAAGTGTAACAATTTTGTAACTTTCAACACTAATTAAAAGCATAACTATAAACCATACACTATGATTAACAAACTTAAGCTGGCCGCAGGTGCATTATTAGTAGGCGCTGTTGGCTTAGCCCAGGAAGTTGAGTATTCAGAATACGATCTCGACAACGGGCTACATGTCATTTTACACCAGGACAATTCGGCTCCTGTAGTAACCACATCGGTAATGTATCACGTAGGAGGTAAAGACCGCGAAGATGGCCGAACTGGTTTTGCCCATTTTTTCGAACATTTATTATTTGAAGGAACCGAGAATATTGAAAAAGGAAAATGGTTTGAAATCGTTAGTTCTCATGGCGGAAATAATAACGCTAACACTTCAAACGACCGAACGTATTATTATGAGACCTTCCCTTCTAATAATCTAGAATTAGGACTATGGATGGAATCTGAGCGAATGATGCATCCAATTATTAAGCAAGAAGGTGTAGATACTCAAAATGAAGTGGTAAAAGAAGAGCGTAGAATGCGCATGGATAATTCTCCTTACGGAAATATTCTAACTTCAGTACAGGAAAATATGTTCGAAAAACATCCATATAAAGATCCTAATATTGGCTATATGGAAGATTTGGATGCTGCCACATTACAGGAATTCAAAGATTATTTCGATAAATATTATGTTCCCAACAATGCTGTTCTTGTTGTTGCCGGGGATATTGATATTGAAGAAACTAAGGGAATGATCAAAGATTACTTCGGCCCAATCGAGGCTGGCGAAGAAGTAACCAGAGATTACCCAAAAGAAGATCCTATTACTGAAGAAATTCATGGCGAATTTTATGATGCTAACATTCAGATCCCAATGGCAATTACTGGCTATAGAACGCCTGAATTTGGCAACAAAGACTCTTATGTTTTAAACATGATCTCTACCTATTTAAGTGACGGAAAAAGTTCGAAGCTTTACAAAAAGTTAGTAGACGAGCAGAACATTGCTTTACAGGTTGGAGCTTTTAACCTTGAGCAGGAAGACTACGGAATCTATCTTGTATACTCTTTACCACAAGGCGAAACAAGTATTGACAAACTAAATGAAGAAATCGAAGAGGAAATCACAAAGCTTAGAAATGATCTAATTTCTGAGAGTGACTTCGAAAAACTTCAGAATAAAGCTGAAAATGATTTTGTTAACTCGAACTCTAGTATTGCCGGCGTAGCCAATTCTTTAGCTCGTAATTATCTTCTTTACAAAGACACTAGTCTAATAAACGAAGAGATAGATATTTATCGTAACATCACCAGAGAGGACATTAAAGAAGTTGCTAATAAATATCTTAAGCCAAATCAACGAGTAATTATCGATTATCTGCCAGAAGCAAAAGAAGCAGAATAACAATAAACTACAAAAAGATGAAAAAAAATATAGTAGCAATAACAGTATTCCTTTTAGGAGCTGTAGGCCTCAATGCTCAGGTAGATCGCAGTACCATGCCAGAACCCGGGCCGGCACCAAAAGTTAAAGTAGAAGAACCAGAAACATTTAAGCTAAACAACGGCTTAACTGTAATGCTGGTAGAAAACCATAAATTACCAAGGGTAGCCATGTCGCTTAGATTCGATAACCCTCCGCATTCCGAAGGTCAAAAAGCAGGAGTAAGCGGCTTAATGGGAGATTTATTAGGACAGGGAACTACCAATATGCCTAAGGATGAGTTTAATGAAAGAGTAGACTACCTAGGTGCCAGATTGAATATTTTCTCTGAAGGAGCTTCTGCGAATACACTTTCAAAATACTTCCCAGAAATTCTTGGCTTGATGGCAGATGGAGTAATTAACCCAAAATTTACAGAGGAAGAATTCGATAAATCTATCGCTCGTAATAAAGATTACTTAAAGAGTAACGAGAAGGATGTTTCTTATAATGCAGGTAGAGTAAGATCTGCTTTAGCTTACGGTAAAGATCATCCTTACGGTGAATTTGAAACTCAGGAAACGATAGACAATATTAGTCTTACTGATGTTGAAAATTATTATAAAACCTGGTTCTCTCCGGCAAATGCTTACTTAGTTATAGTAGGTGATGTAGAAAAGAAAGAGGTAAAGAAACTTGTGAAGAAGCAATTTTCCAACTGGAAAAAGACTTCAGTACCTGAAATAAATATTCCTGAAGTTAAAAATGTAGATAAAACTGAAATTAACTTTGTAGACATGCCAAATGCGGTACAAAGCGAAATTGCTTTAGTAAATACCATTAACCTTCAGAAAAAACAGGAAGATTATTTTCCAGTAATGGTAGCCAACAAAATCTTAGGTGGCGGAGGCGAAGCTCGTCTATTCTTAAACCTTAGAGAGGATAAAGGATTTACTTATGGCGCCTATTCTAGAACTGGTAATGATAAACACGTAGCAACTTTCGTAGCAAGTGCAAGTGTTCGTAACGAAGTAACCGATAGTTCGGTTGTAGCGTTTTTAGATGAAATCTATAGAATAAGAAATGAAAAGGTTTCTGAATCTGAATTGGCTAATGCTAAAGCGAAACTTACAGGTGATTTTGTGCTAAGTTTAGAGCAGCCTTCTACTATCGCAAGTTTTGCTATGGAAGTAGAAACTGAAGATTTAGATGAAGATTTCTATAAAGAGTATTTAGAAAACATCGACGATGTTACTTTAGAGGACGTTCAAAGAGTTGCTAAAAAATACTTCCTTGCCGATCAATCCAGAATTGTAATTGCAGGAAAAGGAAGCGAAGTAGCCCAAAATCTTGAGAAAATGCAGTATAAGGGAAAAACTTTCCCTGTTAAATATTACAGCAAATATGGTGAAGAAGTTGAAAAGCCAGACTACAATAAAGCTTTAGATCCTTCGGTTACTGTAGAGAAAGTATATGCAGATTATATTGAAGCTATTGGTGGCGAAGAAGCTGCAAAAGCTATAAATACAATCGCTTTTACCGCCACTACGTCTATACAAGGGCAAGAATTAAGTTTAGAGCAACGTAAAAGCAGTGAAGGTAAATTCTCTCAAACTGTTAGCGTTTCTGGTAATGTGATGCAAAAACAGGTTTACAATGGTGAAACTGGATACATGATGGTACAGGGACAGAAAATGGATATGAGCGAGGACCAAATTGGTGCTGTAGCGGTTGAAGCTAACACGTTCCCAGAACTTAACATAAGTGAAAATGCTGAAGTTACCGGTATCGAAGATGTTGAAGGTAGCGAGGCGTATGCAGTGAAGGTAAACGAAAGTACTACCAACTATTACGATGTGGAAAGCGGACTTAAAGTAAAAACACTTACCACCGTTTCACAAATGGGACAAACAATGAGCATCCCAACAATTTATAGTGACTATCAAGAAGTAGAAGGTATAAAAATGCCTTTCACTATTTCTCAAAGCATGGGACCACAGTCTTTCGATCTTAAAGTTCAAGAGTACAAAATTAATGAGGGAGTACAAGATTCAGATTTTGAATAATTTCCTTTTAAGTTAATGTTAGATAAAAGCCGGCTTTTTAGTCGGCTTTTTTATTAGACGAGTTTCTTTTTTCTTTTTATTGAAATTGCCTTTGCACGATTCACGATCAAAACACCAATAATCACCAGCAAGGCGAAAAACAACTGGCCCAAACTAAAAACCTCACCATCTAAAACACCCCAACTCAAAGCAACAATTGGCATCGTATAAGTTACTGAACTGGTAAACACAGGATTTGTGAGTTGCACCAAGCGATTAAATAGAATCATCGCAACACCGGTTCCTAAAATGCCCAAAATGGCAATAAAACTAACCGATTTCTGCAAATCAATATTCGATAAATTTTCACTAAAAAATCCTGACCAGATCAAAACAAGAAATGCCGGAATTAATAAGACCGCAAAACATCCTGAAGTTACCGCCACCGCAGAAACATCATTTAAATACTTCTTCAAAATATTCACATTTACCGCATAACAAACTGCTGCTAAAACCCCCAATATCGAGTATAGATAATTCTCGCTTCCGTTAAAACTGGCATTACTAAAAATCAACCCGGCAGTCCCTATTAATCCTACAAAAACTCCGATAGCTTTATTGCTATTCATTTTATCCTGAAAAAATAATACTCCTAAAACAAGCGTCATAAGCGGAGTTACCGCATTTAAAATTGAAGCTATACCGCTACTAATTTTAGTTTCAGCAAAAGCAAAGAGAAAGATTGGGAAAAATGATCCTACAAAGCCCGAAACAAAAATCCATTTCCATTGCGCCGCTTTGAGTTTAAGAAGCTTTCTAAATCCAACGATAATTAAAAACAAGGCTGCAAAAATTACTCTAAAAGCACCAACCTGAAGTGGAGATAAACCTACCAGTCCTTTTTTAATAAGAATAAAAGAACTGCCCCAAATTAAGGAGAGAACAAAAAGATAAATCCATTTGATTTTTCCGGCCGCCATAGCATTGAAATTTTCCGCAAAAATCAAGATTCTTAACTAAAATCAAACCTTAAAAGCTAAAAAATTATCGCCACTGAAGTGATTCCATTAAATAACGCATATCCTGCATAATATAGCTAGCAGCAGGATAAATAGAATCATAATTAGGCTGTGTATTGAAGTAAACCGAACCCGTTAGAAAATGGCTCGTACTATCGGTTATATAAAATTGCGCTTGCGAGGCCGCATCACCCTGTAGTTCATAAAACATACCGTAAGATTTATGAAGATCGTTCGTATAAATGTCGCCTTCGATAGCCTCAGCTTTTATAGTATGTTCTAAAGGCAATTTTTGGGCATCCCTTAATAAAGAATCTAGATTATTATTTACCGATTGATAAGTGATAAATATAGAGCCATTTAAAGAAGGATAATCCAGATTGATCCAACATGGGCGCCTGTTTTTGGA is from Zunongwangia endophytica and encodes:
- a CDS encoding DMT family transporter; protein product: MAAGKIKWIYLFVLSLIWGSSFILIKKGLVGLSPLQVGAFRVIFAALFLIIVGFRKLLKLKAAQWKWIFVSGFVGSFFPIFLFAFAETKISSGIASILNAVTPLMTLVLGVLFFQDKMNSNKAIGVFVGLIGTAGLIFSNASFNGSENYLYSILGVLAAVCYAVNVNILKKYLNDVSAVAVTSGCFAVLLIPAFLVLIWSGFFSENLSNIDLQKSVSFIAILGILGTGVAMILFNRLVQLTNPVFTSSVTYTMPIVALSWGVLDGEVFSLGQLFFALLVIIGVLIVNRAKAISIKRKKKLV
- the gldD gene encoding gliding motility lipoprotein GldD, whose product is MRYLSYLVTFIVFCFMVSCGNEVQPKPKAMLALDYPNPEYRPINLNCPYIFEINQIAEVAPSKNRRPCWINLDYPSLNGSIFITYQSVNNNLDSLLRDAQKLPLEHTIKAEAIEGDIYTNDLHKSYGMFYELQGDAASQAQFYITDSTSHFLTGSVYFNTQPNYDSIYPAASYIMQDMRYLMESLQWR
- a CDS encoding tetratricopeptide repeat protein, translated to MKGELDSAFEIGDESKIAKSYIQLGDYYQSIEISTQAIEQYNEALSILQEEFPELQVSIRNKIAQSYINLKNYEKSREYLNVSIALAEQELLENHLAYAESLLGTAYEKQENYSEALKHQTKSLAIYTKSKDQVGIATVNENIGSVYEDLQEFDKALKFFSISNDIFKKLKHGARINVINNLGDVHRKTGDYENALVYTKSALKLAEQFDDHHQIESAHKDLARTFALMGKYEMAYDHRLVYEDLQEDGFYSQNFRQLNTLQTIFDTKEKESEIALLKKQNQVNEANQNLLIFGLVILISLSGVAFFFYNRKRQESAKIQAYEQKLLKVELDQKAVEEKKLQDEIQLKTASLSKYSLNMAQKNKMIAETSSTLQNLASRSTIDPIPKIKTIARELKKSLSEDKEWDEFMNFFKEIHPQFIKQLSKTTTSKLSSTELRLAMLLRLNLSSKEIASILRVTPDSVRVARYRLRRKLPIEQKQELVNFMLQF
- a CDS encoding TonB-dependent receptor, whose protein sequence is MNQKNYIKFLLVTLFVAVNFSFLQAQNGAIKGNITDETGIYVPGAAVMIQDLNKGTTTDFDGNFTLVEIPEGSYTVTVKYLGYEDLNEEVNITANKTLSLNLVLNSATTTLDAVQILGGGLSAQARALNAQKNKQNITNIVSTDQIGKFPDANIGDAVKRIPGITMQVDQGEARNIIVRGLAPQLNSVTLNGSRIPSAEGDNRNVQMDLIPSDMIQTIEVSKAVTPDMDADALGGSVNLITRAAPDDFRLSATLGSGLNFITDKRILSGSFLVGDRTKDGKFGYMISASINDNDFGSDNVEAEWSDEFEYNTGTLDENGDEILESVDVNPYASAFEIRKYLVQRVRRSFSANLNYDFNDNNSIYLKSMYNWRDDRENRYAYASEILDGDDIGAGDYTVNNRNLVRFPAEAERETKGGVPGGRIQNRRLEDQRMQNYTLGGNHLFGNLKFDWMGAYAKASEERPNERYISWETEYMVNNGTNPEEPLQTPVGNPSPSDFELKEITEEYQFTEEEDINVFANFELPADFFNTGKGIVKFGVRGRFKNKNRDNNFFEYDPESGFESMAETDIIRHDGDDFLAGDQYRPGFFTSPEFLGDLDLNSDQFSSEDLPEEYLQENFKAEENVYAGYIMANQNLSDRFSILAGVRLEATNITSTGNELIFNEDGDFEGATSVEEKSDYTNILPGVHLKYDLTNNTILRFAWTNTLARPNYIDLVPYRAVNNEDEEISIGNTNLNPSTSMNFDFMAEYYFKSVGIVSGGVFYKDIEDFVYTYISEDQATGYDVFQPLNGDDANIYGAEISFQRQLNFLPGFAKNFGIFLNYTYLHSEANGIRNEDGDLREDDLSLPGSSPNMFNGSLSYSDKRFSARFSANFSDAYLDELGGNAFEDRYYDEQLFLDFNISYSINKNLRIFSSLNNITNQPLRYYQGVSDRTMQMEYYSQRLTVGLKYDLY
- a CDS encoding M16 family metallopeptidase, producing the protein MINKLKLAAGALLVGAVGLAQEVEYSEYDLDNGLHVILHQDNSAPVVTTSVMYHVGGKDREDGRTGFAHFFEHLLFEGTENIEKGKWFEIVSSHGGNNNANTSNDRTYYYETFPSNNLELGLWMESERMMHPIIKQEGVDTQNEVVKEERRMRMDNSPYGNILTSVQENMFEKHPYKDPNIGYMEDLDAATLQEFKDYFDKYYVPNNAVLVVAGDIDIEETKGMIKDYFGPIEAGEEVTRDYPKEDPITEEIHGEFYDANIQIPMAITGYRTPEFGNKDSYVLNMISTYLSDGKSSKLYKKLVDEQNIALQVGAFNLEQEDYGIYLVYSLPQGETSIDKLNEEIEEEITKLRNDLISESDFEKLQNKAENDFVNSNSSIAGVANSLARNYLLYKDTSLINEEIDIYRNITREDIKEVANKYLKPNQRVIIDYLPEAKEAE
- a CDS encoding M16 family metallopeptidase gives rise to the protein MKKNIVAITVFLLGAVGLNAQVDRSTMPEPGPAPKVKVEEPETFKLNNGLTVMLVENHKLPRVAMSLRFDNPPHSEGQKAGVSGLMGDLLGQGTTNMPKDEFNERVDYLGARLNIFSEGASANTLSKYFPEILGLMADGVINPKFTEEEFDKSIARNKDYLKSNEKDVSYNAGRVRSALAYGKDHPYGEFETQETIDNISLTDVENYYKTWFSPANAYLVIVGDVEKKEVKKLVKKQFSNWKKTSVPEINIPEVKNVDKTEINFVDMPNAVQSEIALVNTINLQKKQEDYFPVMVANKILGGGGEARLFLNLREDKGFTYGAYSRTGNDKHVATFVASASVRNEVTDSSVVAFLDEIYRIRNEKVSESELANAKAKLTGDFVLSLEQPSTIASFAMEVETEDLDEDFYKEYLENIDDVTLEDVQRVAKKYFLADQSRIVIAGKGSEVAQNLEKMQYKGKTFPVKYYSKYGEEVEKPDYNKALDPSVTVEKVYADYIEAIGGEEAAKAINTIAFTATTSIQGQELSLEQRKSSEGKFSQTVSVSGNVMQKQVYNGETGYMMVQGQKMDMSEDQIGAVAVEANTFPELNISENAEVTGIEDVEGSEAYAVKVNESTTNYYDVESGLKVKTLTTVSQMGQTMSIPTIYSDYQEVEGIKMPFTISQSMGPQSFDLKVQEYKINEGVQDSDFE
- a CDS encoding DUF4199 domain-containing protein, with product MKNIGIPAKFGIMIAVGLIVYFLALSLVGLHTNPLFSFLNGAIMGLGIWLAIKAKQSSKSGRFKYAQGFTTGLVTGFIATTIFTVFFAIYASELNPDFLDQYLTVWRSDYKTGLGVTLFTVYAMGAASTFALTLAFMQLFKNSWNTQEAEKHTL
- the rplU gene encoding 50S ribosomal protein L21, whose product is MYAIVEIAGQQFKVAKDQKVFVHRLPGEEGDSVSFDKVLLTGDGDSITVGAPAIEGALVGAKINRHLKGDKVIVFKKKRRKGYKVKNGHRQSLTEIVIDSITGEGGKKASESKAEKKQETKADNDLSKHTVAELKEMAKDKGIEGYSSMKKAELIEALS
- the rpmA gene encoding 50S ribosomal protein L27 — its product is MAHKKGVGSSKNGRESESKRLGVKIFGGQAAAAGNIIVRQRGTAHNPGDNVYAGKDHTLHAKIDGIVKFTKKKDDKSFVSIVPFEA